The following coding sequences are from one Paenibacillus stellifer window:
- a CDS encoding glycoside hydrolase family 13 protein: MGNRSENVNSKWWQTAVIYQVYPRSFQDSDGDGIGDLRGIINRLDYLEQLGITAIWLSPVYKSPNDDNGYDISDYRDIMDEFGTMADMDELIEQAKRRSIRIIMDLVVNHTSDEHPWFIEARKGKDNPYRDYYVWRDPVDGDVPNGLRSTFSGPAWELDEVSGQYFLHLFSRRQPDLNWENEKVRQEVWDLMNFWLDKGVGGFRMDVIDLVGKIPDREITGNGPKLHEYLQEMHRETFGKHDVLTVGETWGATPEIAKLYSDPARKELSMVFQFEHVGLDQQEGKDKWDLKPLSVGELKSVLTKWQTELGREGWNSLFWNNHDLPRIVSRWGDDQTFRKESAKMFAILLHLMKGTPYIYQGEEIGMTNYPVTDISEVQDIESINMYRERLEAGYSKEDILASINAKGRDNARTPMQWDDTPGGGFTTGEPWLHVNPNYAEINVKDNLADPDSVFHCYRKLIALRQSHPIVVWGEFELVKDVPEQVFMYLRRYEGETWLVAANFGGEAVTVALPELGASDEIIIANYDRQSANFAELALRPYEAFAVKLG; this comes from the coding sequence ATGGGGAACAGGAGTGAGAATGTGAATTCAAAATGGTGGCAGACAGCGGTGATTTATCAGGTCTATCCGAGGTCCTTTCAGGACAGTGACGGGGACGGGATCGGCGATCTGCGTGGAATCATCAACCGCCTGGATTATCTGGAGCAGCTTGGGATTACGGCAATTTGGCTAAGTCCCGTCTACAAGTCGCCCAACGACGACAACGGGTATGACATCAGCGATTACCGGGATATTATGGACGAGTTCGGCACGATGGCGGACATGGACGAGCTGATCGAGCAGGCCAAGCGGCGGAGCATCCGCATCATCATGGATCTGGTGGTCAACCATACCTCCGATGAGCATCCGTGGTTCATCGAAGCCCGCAAAGGCAAGGATAATCCGTACCGGGATTACTATGTGTGGCGGGACCCGGTTGACGGCGATGTGCCGAACGGACTGAGATCGACGTTCAGCGGCCCAGCCTGGGAGCTGGACGAGGTGAGCGGCCAGTATTTCCTGCATCTGTTCAGCCGCCGCCAGCCTGATCTGAACTGGGAGAACGAGAAGGTTCGGCAAGAGGTCTGGGATCTGATGAATTTCTGGCTGGACAAAGGCGTCGGCGGCTTCCGCATGGACGTCATCGATCTGGTCGGCAAAATTCCCGACCGGGAAATCACCGGCAACGGTCCGAAGCTGCATGAGTATTTGCAGGAAATGCACCGCGAGACGTTCGGCAAGCATGATGTATTGACCGTCGGTGAGACCTGGGGCGCGACGCCGGAGATCGCCAAGCTGTATTCCGATCCCGCGCGCAAGGAGCTGTCGATGGTGTTCCAGTTCGAGCATGTGGGCCTGGACCAGCAGGAGGGCAAGGACAAGTGGGATCTGAAGCCGCTTTCCGTCGGCGAGCTGAAGTCGGTGCTGACGAAGTGGCAGACCGAGCTGGGCAGGGAGGGCTGGAACAGCCTGTTCTGGAACAACCACGACCTGCCGCGCATTGTCTCCCGCTGGGGCGACGACCAGACCTTCCGCAAGGAAAGCGCCAAAATGTTCGCCATTCTTCTGCACCTGATGAAGGGCACGCCCTACATCTATCAGGGCGAGGAGATCGGCATGACGAATTATCCGGTCACGGACATTTCCGAGGTGCAGGATATCGAGAGCATCAATATGTACCGCGAGCGGCTGGAAGCTGGCTACAGCAAGGAGGACATCCTGGCTTCGATCAACGCCAAGGGCCGCGACAACGCCCGAACGCCGATGCAGTGGGACGATACGCCGGGCGGAGGTTTCACGACCGGCGAGCCGTGGCTGCATGTGAATCCGAACTATGCGGAGATCAACGTCAAGGACAATCTGGCAGACCCGGATTCCGTCTTCCATTGCTACCGCAAGCTGATCGCGCTGCGCCAGAGCCACCCGATTGTCGTCTGGGGCGAATTCGAGCTGGTGAAGGATGTGCCGGAGCAGGTGTTCATGTACCTGCGCCGTTACGAGGGAGAAACCTGGCTCGTCGCCGCCAACTTCGGCGGCGAGGCCGTGACGGTGGCGCTGCCGGAGCTGGGTGCGAGCGATGAGATCATCATCGCGAACTACGACCGCCAATCGGCGAACTTCGCCGAGCTCGCACTGCGGCCATACGAGGCCTTCGCAGTGAAGCTGGGCTGA
- a CDS encoding glycoside hydrolase family 66 protein, with amino-acid sequence MVNTKNTNNTNNTENPAYRENGIHPENGMKPDNGLHQKEGAIPPAGAALTHLEVYPDRAQYRPGQPGSLLIELETAQDAILELRIVFNKLERTVASHTLSVLTTGGQLLKLPTPLYLEETEWAGYGARVTVLHEGVALGAASTAYDIADHWRRAPRYGFLSDFRSGEAGDLRDVESMNKFHLNVIQFYDWMYRHDDLIPPTDEFTDPMGREMSYRVVKEKLAAVQGKGMAAMAYGAVYAGLKDFLQQRPEWGLYQRSGDPFQLIDLFYIMDITPGSPWTDHIVEQFARVVAAGFDGIHMDQYGFPKKAVRRIDGREETVDLAECYPALIDRTKAAVTEIDPSAGLIFNNVGNYPVSKTASSDQEAIYIEVWPPVIHLRELKGLIDNARLLNPEKPVILSAYLPSFYPEAGNDPEWAENGAVLTMATIFASGGYHLLLGEDNSMLTKPYYPDYAPMRQTFALEVRRYYDFIVRFGALLHHPALEDVSYTYTAGVNTEIVFEGSHAFAPNGDTGSVWTIVKRKPGYLIVHLLNLIGLEDDYWEHGKRSRPEPQNGIVCTVLLDHPAETIYTASPDDLAGEIVYPDYTLTKHEQGIAARIVLPRLDIWTMLVVKYGEQE; translated from the coding sequence ATGGTGAATACGAAGAACACGAACAATACGAACAATACAGAGAATCCGGCATACCGGGAGAATGGCATACATCCGGAGAACGGAATGAAGCCGGACAATGGCTTACATCAGAAGGAGGGAGCAATCCCGCCGGCTGGTGCGGCGCTGACTCATCTGGAGGTGTACCCGGACCGCGCCCAGTATAGACCTGGGCAGCCGGGAAGCCTGCTGATCGAGCTGGAGACCGCGCAAGACGCGATTCTGGAATTGCGGATCGTGTTCAACAAGCTGGAGCGGACGGTAGCTAGCCATACACTGAGCGTTCTAACTACAGGTGGACAACTGCTGAAGCTGCCGACCCCCCTGTATCTGGAGGAGACGGAGTGGGCGGGGTACGGCGCCCGTGTGACAGTGCTGCATGAAGGGGTAGCCCTGGGCGCCGCTTCCACAGCTTACGACATCGCCGATCATTGGCGGCGGGCGCCGCGCTATGGCTTCCTGAGCGATTTCCGCAGCGGTGAAGCGGGAGATTTGCGCGATGTGGAGAGCATGAACAAGTTCCACCTGAACGTCATTCAGTTCTACGACTGGATGTACAGGCACGACGATCTCATTCCGCCGACAGACGAATTTACGGATCCGATGGGCCGGGAGATGTCCTACCGGGTGGTGAAGGAGAAGCTGGCTGCTGTTCAGGGCAAAGGCATGGCGGCAATGGCATACGGTGCGGTATACGCCGGATTGAAGGATTTTCTGCAGCAGCGTCCAGAATGGGGACTGTACCAGCGCAGCGGTGATCCGTTTCAACTGATCGATCTGTTCTATATTATGGACATTACGCCCGGCTCGCCCTGGACCGACCACATCGTCGAGCAGTTCGCGCGGGTGGTGGCGGCCGGCTTCGACGGCATCCACATGGACCAGTATGGCTTTCCCAAAAAAGCGGTCCGCCGCATAGACGGCCGGGAAGAAACCGTCGATCTGGCCGAGTGTTATCCGGCGCTGATTGACCGGACCAAGGCAGCGGTGACGGAGATCGATCCGTCGGCCGGGTTGATTTTCAACAATGTCGGAAATTATCCAGTGAGCAAGACCGCCTCCTCGGACCAGGAAGCGATCTACATCGAAGTCTGGCCGCCAGTCATTCATCTGCGGGAGCTGAAAGGGCTGATCGACAACGCCCGGCTGCTGAACCCGGAGAAACCGGTTATCCTGTCCGCGTACTTGCCGTCATTCTACCCGGAGGCCGGCAACGATCCCGAATGGGCCGAGAACGGAGCTGTACTGACAATGGCAACGATCTTCGCAAGCGGCGGCTACCATCTGCTGCTGGGCGAGGACAACTCAATGTTAACCAAACCGTACTATCCGGACTACGCCCCGATGCGACAAACGTTTGCATTGGAGGTCAGAAGATATTATGATTTCATTGTTAGGTTCGGCGCGCTGCTGCATCATCCCGCTCTGGAGGATGTTTCGTACACTTATACGGCGGGAGTCAACACGGAGATTGTGTTCGAAGGCAGCCATGCGTTCGCTCCAAACGGCGATACAGGGTCCGTCTGGACGATAGTGAAGCGGAAGCCGGGTTATTTGATCGTCCATCTGCTCAATCTGATTGGCCTGGAGGATGATTACTGGGAACACGGCAAGCGGAGCAGGCCCGAACCGCAAAATGGTATCGTTTGCACTGTGCTTTTGGATCATCCGGCCGAAACGATTTATACGGCTAGCCCGGATGATCTGGCCGGGGAGATTGTGTATCCCGACTATACGCTTACCAAGCACGAACAGGGCATAGCGGCGCGGATTGTCCTGCCGAGACTGGACATCTGGACGATGCTGGTCGTCAAATATGGGGAACAGGAGTGA